The DNA region GAGCTCCAGCTTTTTCAGCTCTCATTATAGCTTGTTTTACAGCTTTTTTATAAGCAACCCTTTTTTCAATTGCTAAAGCTATATTTTCAGCCACTAAAACTGCGTCTTTATTAAAAGCTTTAACTTCTTGAACTTTTATTATAGCTCTTTTATTTGTCATTTTTTCTATTTCTTTTTTTAAACTTTCTATTTCAGCACCTTTTCTTCCAATTACAATTCCAGCTTTAGCTGTATTAATAATTATTACTACTTGAGAAGGTGATGTTCTTTCTATTTTTATACTTGAAATTCCTGCATGGTAATATTTATTTTTAATATATTTTTTTATTCTTAGGTCTTCATGAAAATATAATTTATAATCACTCTTTTCAGCAAACCAATTAGAATCCCAAGTTCTTGTTATTCCTAATCTAAGTCCTCTAGGATCTACTTTTTGTCCCACAGTAATACCTCCTTACTTTTCACTAACTACTACAGTTACGTGACTTGTTTTCTTATGAATAATATCTGCTCTTCCCATAGCTCTTGGGTTTAATCTTTTTAATTTTGGTCCTTCATCTACCATTATTTTAGATACATATAATTTTTCTTCATCCATCTCGAAGTTATTTGTTGCATTTGCAATTGCAGAATTTAATACTTTTTTAATTACTCCAGCTGCTTTTTTATTTGTAAACGTTAATATATCTAATGCTTCTAAAGCAGATTTTCCTCTTACTAAGTCTGCTACTAATCTAGCTTTTCTTGGAGTTAATCTCACATAACGAGCTATTGCTTTAGCTTCCACTTTTACTCCTCCTT from Hypnocyclicus thermotrophus includes:
- the rplV gene encoding 50S ribosomal protein L22, whose product is MEAKAIARYVRLTPRKARLVADLVRGKSALEALDILTFTNKKAAGVIKKVLNSAIANATNNFEMDEEKLYVSKIMVDEGPKLKRLNPRAMGRADIIHKKTSHVTVVVSEK
- the rpsC gene encoding 30S ribosomal protein S3 encodes the protein MGQKVDPRGLRLGITRTWDSNWFAEKSDYKLYFHEDLRIKKYIKNKYYHAGISSIKIERTSPSQVVIIINTAKAGIVIGRKGAEIESLKKEIEKMTNKRAIIKVQEVKAFNKDAVLVAENIALAIEKRVAYKKAVKQAIMRAEKAGAQGIKVMVSGRLNGAEIARSEWSHSGRVPLHTLRADIDYATATARTTYGAIGIKVWICNGEVLPSKKEGGEA